The stretch of DNA ttttatagatgagtaagCTGGGATATTAAGTGATTTATTGAAGGTTGCAGGGCTATTAATGGTCAGATTGGGCCCACAATAGGCTTGTACCCCCCAGTCCTATTCTACCCCTAGAGTAGTGGTATCTTTCTTGATATCACTACTCTACCCCTTTCTTGAGCCTGGCTAGGCTCTTGATCTCAGAAAAGGGATTTGGGGAATCCAGAAGATGAGGGTGGATGCCCTAATTTGGagctacagaaatacaaatgttaaaagtGTGGTGGAGGTTATTTAGTGACCCTTGGACAAGGACACTTTCTTAATTAACCTCCTGTTAATAAAATTTCCATAACCCAGATTCCACACATGACAGGTACCTGCCTGTTCCTGGAGTTTTAGCACATCCACTAAATACCAAAAATTAAAGAAGCCTTGGATTTCCAGAGCCTTTTTTCTTTGCTGATAAGCAGGGCTGACTTCTGGCCCAAGTCTCATCCATTAAAGATCCTTAAGCAAAGTAATGCTTGagtccttttctttctcagtatcCCATATCATGCCTATTGTATGGAAgttctttgtatttcaaatatttttctatatgaggccaaaatacacacacacacacacacacacacacacatattcattccACATTTGTCTAGCCTTGACCAGATAAAATTCTATATGTAAGCAGGAAGGTATACTGACTAACTTCTAGTCATCCTCCCAGGCCTATTTCTAATGAATCTTAATTCTGAGATTGCTTTTAAGTCCTAATGCTAACCTCTGCAGCTTAGAATCAGGAGTGCAGCACCCCCCCCTTCCTTTCAgtgctcttcttcttcctcagaaCTGGAGCTCTGCACATCCCAGGCCCAGGGAATTTTAGCCTGGAGAATTTTAACCCTTTCCTGCTCAGAGCATGTACTGAGCTCCTATCTGTGCAGAtggcccagccccgccccccgtcccTCACTCCAGCCTCTTGAGCTCAGAGCCAGTGTAATCCTCCTCTTGTGTGAGGGAGCCTCTCCCCTGCAGAGAGGAGGAAAGCCTGCTTCGGAACAGCCCTGGACAAAGGGGCTGAGATGCCCCATCAAACTGCAGGCTCTAAGGTTTGAAACACGGGGATGAATCCTATCTGGTATTTGGTTTTTAACCCCTTCCCCAGGCCAGCAGCGCCCCTTAACTTCCACTCCTCCCCCAACTCTCTCTTCATTCCCTCTCCCTGTGGCTCTCTCCCCCtttgtgcccctccccctctgtctgtctccagactgctgctgctgggaggTGTTTCTCTCCCATGCATGAATGAGTCTCTGTAATGAatggaaatgaatggatcaggaatccaggcggagggagggagagtgaggggggaagacagaaagacagggtaaaagcaaaaggaaggacTGTGGAGCAAAGGAAGGATGTTTGGCTGGCTGGTCAGTTAGGTGTCTGAGAGCAGTGGTCCCACCTCATTTGCTTATCAAGCTGCACAGCCCAATCTAAATGAGAGAGGGCTGTACTGTGATGGTCTTCTCCCAACATCAGGGGTGGTGATAGTGATAGTTCTGgaccagaaatttaaaatgtatttggggGGCGAAATCTGTGTTCTTATGGAGTCTTGGGGGTTGGCAAATCAAGGAGTATAAGTTTTGAAGATAGCAGCCCTCTCCTGCCTCGGGATGTAAGGAGGAAGAAGGGATAGGTTTCAGGAGTCCAGGGTGCTAAGAGTCTTGATTTTGGGGTGACTCTTTCCATTGCTGAACATCAGGACTTATCTTTTCTTTCACATCTATCTCTCTTGCTTTAGCTCTTCAGCACCTGTTGCCTTCACTAGCaacttttcctcctcctcttccctgcacTCCCCAGAACCAAAGAATGTGAAGGGGGTCCATGGAGGTGAGTGAAACTTGACCTGAACCTGCAAATACCTGCAATtatgctccctcccctccctccctttctctccttctgaccAGCCATTGTGATGTTATCTCCGTGACCCCGTCAACTCAGTTCCCAGGCATCCTCCATCTTCCCCAAGATGAATGGGAAGGGTACCCGGTGTACCTGGTTCAGGCCCCAGCACACCTTCCCTTGGGCTCTTCCAGCTCTCCATGCCCTTATTACCCCACACAACTCTCCTTTTTCCACCCTTTGCTCCATATACATCTTTCTCCACAGGGCTCACGTCCCCGCGCCCTGGGCGGCCATTTAACGCCTTCACCGCCGGCCTTTGAGGGCGAACTGGATCTGCAGCGCTACTCCAACGGGCCAGGCCTTAGCACAGGGTCTCCAGGAATGGGAGCGGTGGGCTGGTCTGAGAGTCGCGCTGGCGAACGGCGCTTTCCCTGCCCTGTATGCGGGAAGCGCTTCCGCTTCAATTCCATCCTGGCTTTGCACCTGCGGGCACACCCAGGCGCCCAGGCCTTCCAGTGCCCACACTGCGGCCACCGGGCTGCTCAGCGGGCTCTGTTGCGCTCGCACCTGCGCACGCACCAGCCCGAACGCCCGCGCAGCCCCGCCGCACGCCTGTTGCTAGAATTGGAGGAGCGTGCGCTACTGCGTGAGGCCCGGTTAGGGAGATCCCGAAGCTCAGGGGGCCTGCAGGCCACCCCTGCCACTGAGGGCCTGGCGCCGCCCCAGGCTCCCTCGTCATCCTCCTTCCGTTGCCCCTTCTGCAAAGGCAAGTTTCGCACCGCAGCGGAGCTCGAACGCCACATGCACATCCTGCACAGGCCTTGGAAATGCGGCCTATGTAGTTTCGGCTCcagccaggaggaggagctgctgcaTCACAACCTGACGGCCCACGGAGCTCCTGATCGCCCTCTGGCGGCCACCTCGGCGGtcccccagcctcagcctccaCCCAAACCTGAACCCAGATCGGTCCCCCAACCGGAGCCAGATCCCGAGCCTGAGCCCGAACGTGAGGCAacccccgcccctgctcctgccACTCCTGAGGAGCCCCCTGCGCCTCCAGAGTTCCGTTGTCAAGTGTGTGGTCAGAGCTTCACGCAGTCCTGGTTTCTCAAGGGCCACATGCGCAAGCACAAGGCCTCCTTCGATCATGCGTGTCCCGTGTGTGGCCGTTGCTTCAAGGAACCCTGGTTCCTTAAGAACCACATGAAGGTGCATGCCAGCAAGCTGGGCCCAATGCGTGCCCCGGGGCCCGGATCTGGGTCTGCCCGGGCTCCCCAGCCTCCTGACCTGGGCCTGCTGGCCTATGAGCCACTGGGCCCCACGCTCCTCTTGGCCCCAGCGCCCACCCCGGCTGAGCGCCGTGAGCCTGCAAGCCTGCTGGGCTACCTGAGCCTGCGAGCTGGTGAACCCCGGCCCAATGGTGAGGGCGCTGAGCCTGGGGCTGGCCGCAGCTTCGGAGGCTTCCGCCCCTTGCCCTCTGCTCTTCCGGCCCGGGCTCGCCGGCACCGTGCCGAAGAGCCcgaggaagaagaggaggttgTGGAGTCTGAGGAGGATACCTGGGCCCGAAACCGGGCACTGGGCCCTCTGGCTTCACTGCACCCGcgcccaggggaggggacaggccacTCTGCACCTGCTTCGGGGGCCCAGGCAAGGTCCACCGCCTCACAGGGTATGTAAGGGGTCTCCTGTTTCTGAGGTTGCTCACTCTGATGCCACCACAATGCTCTTGTCCCCTCCTTTTAAAAAGGGTCTCCTAGGGCACCAGTTCAACTCACATCAAAGCCAACCCATTTCTCCAAGCATGCTGTTTCCTTCTGTACCCTGAGGGGAGGTGGGGTAGGTGTGTGGGTGCATGGCTCTGCAGGGTTGGGACAATGGGCCCCCCTGATTTCCCTTAACGTGTGTATTGCAGAAGAGAATGGGCTGTTAGTTGGAGGGACCCGGTCTGAAGGGAGCCGGGGGGCCACTGGCAAGGATTGTCCCTTCTGCGGAAAATCTTTTCGCTCAGCGCATCACCTCAAAGTGCACCTGCGAGTACATACAGGTGAGGGAGTAGCTTCCAGGGTAGGGAGGGTACTGGAAGGCAGAAAGAGGTGAGGGGGCTGCAGATGACTCTTGGCATCCTTCAGACTGGCCAAGATGAGGGTTTTGGGAAACGCTCCTCTAATACATCCGAGCGGTGGGAGAGGCAGTTTTTCTTCTAGTCTAAAGGAGGTCTATATGTTGATCAAAAggagggtgagggtgggcagTGCTCCTGACTCGAATCTGATAGCACTTTCCTCTCTTCAGGCGAACGCCCCTACAAGTGTCCGCACTGCGACTATGCTGGCACCCAATCAGGCTCGCTTAAGTATCACCTGCAGCGCCACCACCGGGAGCAGAGGAGCGGGGCTGGCCCCGGGCCACCACCGGAGCCGCCCCCTTCCCAGCGGAGTTTGCCCAGGCATCTGCCAAGGCGGCTCAGCAGCCTGCCACTTGGGCGGAGGGCACCTCGAGTCCTCGGCCTTCCAGCGGCTCAGCGCCGGGATCTCGTAGGAAACCCGCCAGTCCTGGGAGGACCCTGCGCAATGGGCGAGGCGGTGAGGCCGAACCCCTGGACCTGTCCCTGCGGGCGGGGCCGGGAGGTGAGGCCGGGCCGGGGGGTGCCCTCCACCGTTGCCTCTTTTGCCCCTTTGCCACTGGAGCTCCCGAGCTCATGGCCTTGCACCTGCAAGTGCACCACAGTCGCCGGGCTCGGGGCCGCCGGCCACCCCAGGCTGACGCGTCCCTGCCCTATCTCCGAGCACCGACAGGAGAGACCCCTCCAAGTCCTCCTctgcaggaaggggaggagggcccCAGGCTGTCGAGATCCggagaggtggggctgggagggcaaGAAAGGTAGGGAACCCTCTTAGGGGCCATTAGTTTAGTGAGCTTACTCCGCCGGAGCGGGGGAGCCCTAGAGGTAGTTGGGTAGAACATCCAGCAGGGGGCAGCGTGGGACCCATATCCCAGCCCCAGGTGGACCAGAGAGAAGTAAAGGGTGTTGAGGGCATAGGGGGGTGGGCCGGGCGGTACCCACTCAGCCTAGGGGAGTCACAGTGCCTTAGAAGTGGCAGGGGTGAGGATCAAAGAACGGGGTCCCAGGACTGGCAGAGAGAGTTGTGCTCTTTCGAGGAGATGCTCTGCCAGTCCTTGCTGGTCCATAGGCatgagagtttatttttgtacaatgggtgggggtggggggcactgtaCCCTTCTAAGCCCCTTTAGGGGCCCTGTAGACGTCGCTATTTTTGGTACGATTCCTGTCATCCCTGTCGCAGAGTTGTGTCCCCAATAAACAGGTGTCTTGAGGCACAGGACACTGAGTCTGTCTGCCTatgtcctttccttctccttgggTCATTCCCTCCAGGGAAGAAGCACTTAGTTAACACCCAAAGAGCATGataagaaatgcagaatcttggaTTTTACCCCCATGCTTTGGCTTCAGTAACTCCGGGGTGGGGCGCAGGAATTGGCATATAGCTAGTGGTCTGGGGGAGTCTAACACATTGTGGTCTGAGAACCTCTTGTTCTGAAATCTGCTGGACTGTGCTGAATCCACCTTGACTGTGACTAGACAGTGTGAGAGGAGGAGCTTCAAAGGGTACACTGGGCCTCTGGGAGCCACCCTGGAGGAGGCACATTCTCCCAGGCCATACCCAGCTTTGGGACAGGAAGGGATACAAGGTACCTTGTAGCCTTGTGTTTTGTGTGTTCTAGTTAATGATTGAGGAGAAGTATTCAAGTTAGTAGTATCACCTCAACCCAGAGGACTGCTCTAGCTCTTCCTTGGACACAAAATGCaagtaaatacatttaatataacaATAGTATTATAATAACAGTAATTACATGTATAAAGTTTGCagttccccaccccaccctcataTATTGGTTTGCATAGCTCCGTTGCCTATGACACCCCAGAATGGAGTTACCAGGAATTATGGTTAACCTGGCAGAGATGAGTCTTCTTAGGGAGAGtcagggtgggaagaaggggaaaatacCGGTTATCCGGGGAGACCTGACATGGGGCTGTGCCCTGGGAGTGTGCAGTGGCCCAGGATGGGGAAGCACTGGGCCACAGATAACTCCTGCCTCCAGGGTATGAAGGCAAGTAAGTATGGCTACTCTGGTTCCTGAGGAAGAAGGCACCCAGTTTGGAAAAGCTACAGAGATAGCGGTAGCAGGGAAATGCGCTGGTCCTTTGACCTCTCTTTCCAGGAAGTAGAGGGAAGGAAGTCAAAGCTCTTCCAGTCCTTCACTATGTCCCACTGCCATCCCAGCCCAAAGTGTGCTGAGAGGAGGGGCTGTAGCCAAGTTCTGGATTTTGTCTAGAAGccaggagagaagaaggagatgggttgggagagggaagaggtcAACTCCTAAGCAGCCGAGGGGACTAAGGGTGGTACATGCAAGAGGGAAGGAGTGTTGGGTGTGGTAGGAAGGGGACACCAACTCACCCAGGTCACAGAGGCGTGGTGGGGTCACTCAAGGCTCGGGGCATGACTCTTAGGAGAGAGAAACTGTGGTGAATTAAAAGGACAGAAATTACCTCTTTCCTGTATcccatctctctttctcacccAAGGCTGTCAATTCACCTCTTTTTCCTCTCTGGAGTTTCTGAATTTTGCTGATTTAATCCAAGTCCAAACCAGGCTGTTGGCATTCTCCCCTTTCCATCCACTCCTGTACTATGCTGTTTATTAAAGATTGATTTTCACTTTTGACCTTAATGCCTCTCAGCCAGGGatgcaggagaggagaaagacagACTGGACAGTACAGCCAACCTGCAGCTTTGCTGGCAGCACAGGCTGGCTGGTTCCCTCTGCCCCCCATAGGATGAAAGATCAGAGGAACCCACCCAGAAAGTGGCTGAAGAGGGCACCCCTTCCCAGTCGTACTGCAGGGACTTACCTGCCGAGATAGCCCTAAGATCCCTCCAGTGGCCAAAGTGGGAGTGCTGCTCCCAGGGTTGGGgggttgcaggctggggctgTTTCTTGGTCCTGGGGATGCATCTCCAGAAGAGTCAAGTGTTtctggggctggaggggaagcTAGGGTGAGAGCAGGGTATAGAACTCTTCTAAATTACCTGAAGCAACTAAGCTGCTCCATCAGGGAAGAAAAAGCTCTATAGCAACAGGAAGCTGTGAGTCACCATAGCACTCCACTTGCAAGAGAACCCCCGCTACCAAGAGGCAGGAAATTGTCAGTGGCATCATTAGAGCAACGAAGTGGGGGGAAGAAGCGATAGGAAACTAAGGATTGCCTCCTGGTGAACCAGGAGGGTACAACAGGAAGCTGAGGCAGTTTCCATAGAAACCCAAGGAGAGCTAGAGAGAGGTATAGAGGAAGTGCTTCTTAGCAACAGGCTGCTGTAGCATTACGCTAGCAACCCAATGGAAGGCTCTTAGCAATGGGGAAGCTGTAAATAGTTGTCATGGCAACTGGACTTCTTGGCTAGAAAAAGGAATTGCTCAGCAACAAGCAGCCTGAACATCACAGTGATGACCCAGCTGTTGGGGGGAGCCACCCCTTGAGAGGTGCCTCACCCAGGGAAATTTGCTTGACGTCCAGATCCCAGGCCTCCTCCTCGACGCGGGCAGGCAGGGAGCAGGCTCCCGGTGAGAGGCCCGGAAGGGAGGGGCCGGCATGCTCAAAGGATGACACGGCCACGGAGGCCCGAGTGCGGGCGGCTGCAGagagtcggggtggggggtgggtgctggtGTGGGAAAGCCCTCCTGGCTCCCTGAAAAGACCCTAAGCTTCATAGAGGGCTTCCCAGTCAGTCCCATAACTTCTGGGAAGACATCCACTCACTACCCTTCCTCACTTTCTACCATGCCTCCCCACTGTGCCCTCACTGTCAAGGTCTTGACTCCTGGATCACTCCCCAGCACTGTAGCCCTTA from Phyllostomus discolor isolate MPI-MPIP mPhyDis1 chromosome 1, mPhyDis1.pri.v3, whole genome shotgun sequence encodes:
- the ZNF219 gene encoding LOW QUALITY PROTEIN: zinc finger protein 219 (The sequence of the model RefSeq protein was modified relative to this genomic sequence to represent the inferred CDS: inserted 1 base in 1 codon); the encoded protein is MEGSRPRALGGHLTPSPPAFEGELDLQRYSNGPGLSTGSPGMGAVGWSESRAGERRFPCPVCGKRFRFNSILALHLRAHPGAQAFQCPHCGHRAAQRALLRSHLRTHQPERPRSPAARLLLELEERALLREARLGRSRSSGGLQATPATEGLAPPQAPSSSSFRCPFCKGKFRTAAELERHMHILHRPWKCGLCSFGSSQEEELLHHNLTAHGAPDRPLAATSAVPQPQPPPKPEPRSVPQPEPDPEPEPEREATPAPAPATPEEPPAPPEFRCQVCGQSFTQSWFLKGHMRKHKASFDHACPVCGRCFKEPWFLKNHMKVHASKLGPMRAPGPGSGSARAPQPPDLGLLAYEPLGPTLLLAPAPTPAERREPASLLGYLSLRAGEPRPNGEGAEPGAGRSFGGFRPLPSALPARARRHRAEEPEEEEEVVESEEDTWARNRALGPLASLHPRPGEGTGHSAPASGAQARSTASQEENGLLVGGTRSEGSRGATGKDCPFCGKSFRSAHHLKVHLRVHTGERPYKCPHCDYAGTQSGSLKYHLQRHHREQRSGAGPGPPPEPPPSQRSXAQASAKAAQQPATWAEGTSSPRPSSGSAPGSRRKPASPGRTLRNGRGGEAEPLDLSLRAGPGGEAGPGGALHRCLFCPFATGAPELMALHLQVHHSRRARGRRPPQADASLPYLRAPTGETPPSPPLQEGEEGPRLSRSGEVGLGGQER